Proteins from a single region of Desulfovibrio sp.:
- a CDS encoding UDP-N-acetylmuramoyl-L-alanyl-D-glutamate--2,6-diaminopimelate ligase: MNREFAALLDECGRGGIEVRADSRQVGSGDIFVAVPGVKEDGARFIPAAVEAGAGVIVCAARSEEAAAAVSAGRRVIYHADPREALWRLAQARWHTDTLPIRIVGVTGTNGKTTCTYLLERLFAQAGHKLGVMGTVSYRWPGHNEAAPLTTPDVLSVHAMLAAMARDGVDVAVMEVSSHAIDQQRVCGVPFSGAAFTNLTQDHLDYHQGMESYFQAKARLFLELPRADKAMAVNADDAWGRRLLELCPTALSFGLQKGAPNRRHLWGELLSSTTEGCHLRMSLEDMRWDLRSPLVGAFNASNLLAVQAVALEMGIDPDAFKALESFTGVSGRLERVDNPQGLSVFVDYAHTPDALENVLKALREAGFKRIVTVFGCGGNRDRTKRPIMGEAVARWSDVAVLTSDNPRFEDPEAILEDVLPGLATAKEVVVEVDRRAATSKALSMLGKDDALLIAGKGHEDYQIIQGVKHHYSDQEVVREILRCA, encoded by the coding sequence ATGAATCGGGAATTTGCGGCCCTTTTGGATGAGTGCGGGCGCGGCGGCATTGAAGTGCGCGCTGATTCACGTCAGGTCGGTTCTGGCGATATCTTTGTGGCCGTGCCCGGTGTCAAGGAAGACGGGGCCCGTTTTATTCCTGCCGCAGTGGAGGCGGGAGCCGGGGTTATCGTTTGCGCGGCCCGCAGCGAAGAGGCCGCAGCGGCGGTCAGCGCCGGTCGCAGGGTCATTTATCACGCTGATCCGCGTGAAGCCCTCTGGCGTCTGGCGCAAGCCCGCTGGCATACTGATACCTTGCCCATCCGCATTGTTGGTGTTACAGGCACCAACGGAAAAACCACCTGCACCTATCTGCTGGAGCGTCTTTTCGCCCAGGCCGGGCACAAGCTCGGCGTGATGGGTACGGTGAGCTATCGCTGGCCGGGGCACAATGAGGCCGCCCCCCTGACCACTCCTGACGTTTTGAGCGTACACGCCATGCTGGCGGCCATGGCCAGGGACGGCGTGGATGTGGCGGTTATGGAAGTATCCTCGCATGCCATTGATCAGCAGCGCGTGTGCGGCGTGCCTTTTTCCGGCGCGGCGTTCACCAACCTGACCCAGGATCATCTTGACTATCATCAGGGGATGGAAAGCTATTTTCAGGCCAAGGCCCGTCTTTTTCTTGAACTGCCCCGCGCTGACAAGGCCATGGCCGTGAACGCCGACGATGCCTGGGGCCGACGCCTGCTGGAACTCTGCCCCACGGCCCTTTCCTTCGGGCTGCAAAAAGGAGCGCCCAACAGGCGGCACCTGTGGGGTGAACTGCTGTCTTCCACGACAGAAGGCTGTCATTTGCGTATGAGTCTTGAGGATATGCGCTGGGATCTGCGGTCTCCGCTGGTAGGCGCGTTTAATGCTTCCAATCTGCTTGCCGTTCAGGCTGTGGCGCTGGAAATGGGTATTGACCCCGACGCCTTCAAGGCTCTGGAAAGTTTTACCGGAGTGAGCGGGAGGCTGGAAAGGGTGGACAACCCCCAGGGCCTCAGCGTCTTTGTGGACTATGCCCATACCCCCGATGCGCTTGAGAACGTGCTCAAGGCTTTGCGCGAAGCAGGGTTCAAGCGCATTGTCACCGTCTTTGGCTGCGGCGGAAACCGCGACCGCACCAAGCGCCCCATAATGGGTGAGGCTGTGGCCCGCTGGTCGGACGTGGCCGTGCTGACCTCGGACAATCCCCGCTTTGAAGACCCGGAGGCCATCCTCGAGGATGTGCTGCCCGGCCTCGCCACAGCCAAGGAAGTTGTGGTCGAGGTGGATCGTCGCGCGGCTACCTCCAAGGCCCTTTCGATGCTTGGCAAAGATGACGCTCTGCTTATTGCCGGCAAAGGGCATGAGGATTATCAGATCATCCAGGGCGTAAAGCACCACTACAGCGACCAGGAGGTGGTGCGGGAGATACTCCGGTGCGCCTGA